A genomic stretch from Aedes albopictus strain Foshan chromosome 2, AalbF5, whole genome shotgun sequence includes:
- the LOC134287505 gene encoding uncharacterized protein LOC134287505 codes for MTKATAPKHQQAELFFITVQFPLRQIFFSWSVAPLKPTKALCHFEVRVDNHSSCATDVFFPFLWLLLYRCKMSQYRKNTLVVDFGVLPRRPALEEVEKFLKCFVKLDMADVRSIQIHNIKNCLFIEMNDPGVAPRLQKLHHLQHCFVLEGVKYYIPVYVDGPTTTVRIHDLPPQMCNNSIADHLQQYGRVISIHNEVWKNFFSGIPNGVRVVRMRLDKPIPSHIVVNSHGTYVSYPNNNDQPAIRSTKQKQQKTPSSSVKGQKNDDDQCDTIEPEAARSDRDGGDDDDDDNDDGNTDVENENDVNPEPDSAKRRLSTESTNETRDENLAKRSCNENAQNSDSSWKVITRSKKKTMS; via the coding sequence ATGACGAAAGCAACCGCACCTAAACATCAGCAAgctgaattgttcttcatcaccgttcaatttccaCTTCGCCAGATTTTCTTCAGTTGGTCAGTTGCACCTTTAaaacccacaaaagctctgtgtcaCTTCGAAGTTAGAGTTGACAACCACTCTTCGTGCGCGACAGACGTCTTTTTTCCTTTCCTTTGGTTGCTCTTGTATCGATGCAAGATGTCACAATACAGAAAAAACACGTTGGTAGTGGATTTTGGTGTCTTGCCAAGGCGCCCCGCTTTGGAAGAagtggaaaagttcctgaagtgtTTTGTAAAACTTGATATGGCCGATGTTAGGAGCATTCAGATCCATAACATTAAAAACTGCCTATTTATCGAGATGAACGACCCTGGTGTAGCCCCACGGCTACAAAAACTGCATCACCTACAACACTGCTTCGTTCTCGAGGGAGTAAAATACTACATCCCGGTATATGTGGATGGACCAACAACGACCGTGAGGATTCATGATCTTCCGCCGCAAATGTGCAACAACTCCATCGCCGACCACTTGCAGCAGTACGGGAGAGTGATCTCCATTCACAACGAAGTGTGGAAGAACTTCTTCTCGGGGATACCCAATGGTGTACGCGTCGTTCGGATGCGGTTGGATAAACCGATACCGTCGCATATTGTTGTGAACAGCCACGGCACGTACGTTAGCTATCCCAACAATAACGATCAACCAGCGATCCGTAGCACTAAACAAAAGCAACAAAAAACACCATCCAGCTCGGTCAAGGGACAGAAGAACGACGATGACCAGTGCGATACAATTGAACCAGAAGCGGCTAGATCTGATAGAGacggtggtgatgatgatgacgacgataacgatgatgGAAATACCGATGTTGAAAACGAAAACGATGTAAACCCGGAGCCCGATTCTGCGAAGCGGCGGTTGTCAACCGAGTCAACGAATGAAACGCGAGACGAAAATTTAGCCAAGCGATCGTGCAACGAGAATGCTCAGAATTCCGATTCTTCTTGGAAAGTGATCACGAGATCGAAGAAAAAAACTATGTCATAG